gcttaaaaaaaaagtgtgtcttTATAAATACAGAAGGAACAAGGCATCACTGCCAAGAAGACAGTGGGAGGGCAATAAATAGGGAACTAAGTTTAGATTGCTCTTTTCTGCTTAAAAATGCCACTAACACACCTCTTGAAAGCCCATATCTCTAGTGCCATTAAATAGTCAGAATACCTTGCCATTTCCTCCACTCTCCAGGCTGACTAACCTGGagagtcctccctccctctgatcAGACAGCCATTCATTTGATCATCTGAATGCCATGGTGAAAGGAAGACCACAGAGAACAGAGGACACCAGAACAGATGGAAACTACAGATTCTCCTCTGAATCAAAACTTCCTTTAGTAAAacatggtggcagtggtggcacttaCTGAGCCGAGAATGCTTAGGATTACATTTCTGCTTTGACTTAGTGGGCATTCCTATCACTACTTAGTTAGTGAAGGCATGGTAGCACTCCATTAGAACTGATGAGAGCGCACTGCATAGCCCATAACTTCCATGGAGTTTTCTTTGGTGGGTTGGGTCTCCTTGCTCACCCCTGGGACTGGGTTCTTTTCATTTGTTGCATTCAATTTTGTCATTTATCTTCCACAGGAGGCCATGCCAATAAGGAGGCTACATTCTATGTCgtagaaaaaaataagcaagggACCATCTCCAAGCTCCCATCTGAGCTGTAAGATTATAATACATGGTACAGTGTGACCATGTATTGCTTCATCAGGGGGAGTGAAAAAAACCATAGGACTATAAACGCAGGAGCAACTACTAAAACAGTAGAACACAAACAAGCAACTGAAATCATTTCCTTACAAAGActcaacttggggaagaaaactTTAATTGGCATTGCATAAGACACCTGTATGAAGTAGAAATCAGTTTTGAACAACATTAGTAAAGAATATGCTCTAGAAAGTGGAGGTAACTGGATGTAAAAACTCTGGCAGCAATTAATAGAACAATCGCCGATGGTCAGCTGAGGCCGCCTCTAATGGGGACGAAAGCCTTGTCTGTGGGGGATTTTGGATGATGCCTGAAGAAATATTATGCTGTGCATAAACCAAATTGAATTATTTTCACAAGTGTCATAAAGATTCATACAGTCAAAGTTCTTTTCTACATACACAGCAAGAGTGGCATAGAACACCTAAACACAGAATAGAGCATTCATACAAGATTTCTCACTCCTGGTTATAATAATGCATACACTTCAAAATGATTACACTATCATTACACCTAGGGCTTTCTGCAGCTACAAGGTGGTAGTCTGTGTCAGCATGGCCCCCAGGATCAACATCTAGAGAGCAGACACCACCTGCTGTGTGTTTTCACTTTTtgcaattctttctttttcatttttttctaatcaactctgttgttgctgtttcttaGAAAAACTGGTAAAAACAGAATTGTAATCGTTGAACTCTGGCAATCAAGACCTTTGAAACTGTCAATCTTCTGGGGCGAAGAAAGCACTGTGTGACACTTAGAACTCTGATTGACAAACAAGGTGGTCACAAATTTTCCTGGCTTGAAGACTTCTACAACTTTCCTGATCAGGTCGTCATAGGAGGTCTGACTTAGGTTTGTTTCAAAGCTAACATAAGAAAATTCTGGTTCTGGAGTAATGTGAATAATCCAATATGTTCCATCCAATTTCATTCCATTCATTGAGTAGTCACAAGGATTGAACAGTGTGGGATCAATGACAGAATCTGGTATCAGGTCACTAATTCCACTCTCATGAATGACATCCTTTGCAGTAACTCCATCTTCCATGAAGAATTGGTCCATAACTGCTGAATCAAGCTCACTTGCCAGAATTTCCAGAGTTTGATTGGCTGATTGATTACTCAGCTTTCTGGGAGATCCAAAGTATACAAGTACCAACAGCCAGAATTCATACATCTCATACAATATGCTGCTCCATTATGGAAAATTGCATT
The sequence above is a segment of the Rattus rattus isolate New Zealand chromosome 11, Rrattus_CSIRO_v1, whole genome shotgun sequence genome. Coding sequences within it:
- the LOC116912436 gene encoding S-adenosylmethionine decarboxylase proenzyme-like, with the translated sequence MDQFFMEDGVTAKDVIHESGISDLIPDSVIDPTLFNPCDYSMNGMKLDGTYWIIHITPEPEFSYVSFETNLSQTSYDDLIRKVVEVFKPGKFVTTLFVNQSSKCHTVLSSPQKIDSFKGLDCQSSTITILFLPVFLRNSNNRVD